In the genome of Acidimicrobiia bacterium, one region contains:
- the tuf gene encoding elongation factor Tu, with protein MGKEKFERSKPHVNVGTMGHIDHGKTTLTAAITKVLSESGVGGTSFTAFDQIDKAPEERERGITIAIAHVEYETENRHYAHVDMPGHADYVKNMITGAAQVDGAILVVSAADGPMPQTREHVLLARQVGVPYIVVFLNKVDMVDDPELLDLVELEVRELLSAYEFPGDEVPVVRGSALKALEGDAEAAGQVLELMAAVDSYVPEPQRAVDKPFQMPVEDVFSITGRGTVVTGRVEQGMLTVGSEVEIVGIRATQKSTVTGVEMFRKLLDEARAGDNVGLLLRGVGKEDVERGQVVCAPGSITPHTEFDAQVYVLTKEEGGRHNPFFSGYRPQFYFRTTDVTGSIELPGGTEMVMPGDNTEMRVTLLNPIAMDEGLRFAIREGGRTVGAGRVVKIHK; from the coding sequence ATGGGTAAGGAGAAGTTTGAGCGGTCGAAGCCTCATGTGAATGTGGGGACGATGGGTCATATCGATCATGGGAAGACGACGTTGACGGCTGCGATCACGAAGGTGTTGTCGGAGTCGGGTGTTGGGGGGACGTCGTTTACGGCGTTTGATCAGATCGATAAGGCTCCTGAGGAGCGTGAGCGTGGGATCACGATCGCGATTGCTCATGTGGAGTATGAGACGGAGAATCGGCATTACGCGCATGTGGATATGCCGGGTCATGCTGATTATGTGAAGAACATGATCACGGGTGCGGCTCAGGTGGATGGGGCGATTCTGGTGGTGTCGGCTGCTGATGGTCCGATGCCCCAGACCCGGGAGCATGTGTTGTTGGCGCGTCAGGTGGGTGTGCCTTACATCGTGGTGTTCTTGAACAAGGTCGACATGGTCGATGATCCCGAGTTGTTGGATCTGGTGGAGTTGGAGGTTCGGGAGCTGTTGTCGGCTTATGAGTTCCCGGGTGATGAGGTTCCGGTGGTTCGGGGGTCGGCGTTGAAGGCGCTCGAGGGTGATGCCGAGGCTGCGGGTCAGGTCCTGGAGTTGATGGCTGCTGTGGATTCGTATGTTCCTGAGCCTCAGCGTGCTGTGGATAAGCCGTTTCAGATGCCGGTTGAGGATGTGTTTTCGATCACGGGTCGGGGCACGGTTGTGACCGGGCGTGTGGAGCAGGGCATGTTGACGGTGGGTTCGGAGGTGGAGATCGTTGGTATTCGTGCGACGCAGAAGTCCACGGTGACCGGGGTCGAGATGTTCCGCAAGCTGTTGGATGAGGCTCGTGCTGGTGACAATGTGGGGTTGTTGTTGCGGGGGGTGGGTAAGGAGGATGTGGAGCGGGGTCAGGTGGTGTGTGCTCCTGGTTCGATCACGCCTCATACCGAGTTCGATGCTCAGGTGTATGTGTTGACCAAGGAGGAGGGTGGTCGTCACAATCCGTTCTTTTCGGGGTATCGGCCGCAGTTCTATTTCCGGACGACGGATGTGACCGGGTCGATCGAGTTGCCTGGGGGTACCGAGATGGTGATGCCTGGTGACAACACCGAGATGCGGGTGACGTTGTTGAACCCGATTGCCATGGACGAGGGTCTGCGGTTCGCCATCCGTGAGGGTGGCCGTACCGTGGGCGCCGGCCGCGTCGTCAAGATCCATAAGTAA
- the rpsJ gene encoding 30S ribosomal protein S10, which translates to MATQHRIRIRLKAYDHEVVDESARKIAETVVRTQATVKGPVPLPTEVHRYAVIRGPHVHKDSREHYEMRIHKRLLDIIDPTPKTVDSLMRLDLPAGVEVEIKT; encoded by the coding sequence ATGGCAACGCAGCACAGGATCCGGATACGCCTCAAGGCGTACGACCACGAAGTGGTCGACGAGTCGGCGCGCAAGATCGCCGAGACCGTGGTCCGCACCCAGGCCACGGTGAAGGGCCCGGTTCCGTTGCCGACCGAGGTTCATCGTTACGCAGTGATCCGTGGCCCCCACGTCCACAAGGACTCGCGCGAGCACTACGAGATGCGAATCCACAAGCGGCTGCTCGACATCATCGACCCGACGCCCAAGACCGTGGACTCGCTGATGCGCCTCGACCTTCCTGCCGGAGTGGAAGTGGAGATCAAGACGTGA
- the rplC gene encoding 50S ribosomal protein L3, translating into MTQIFDEQSRAVPVTVIKAGPCRVVQVKRPEIDGYGAIQIAYREMVPGRVTKPMRGHYERAGVTPHRHLVELRVDDPGSYSIGQEISVADVLTKGGRADVAGVSRGKGFQGVMKRHNFSGQGASHGAHRVHRAPGSIGACATPSRVFKGMRLPGRMGGEKVTVLNLEIVEVDSARGLLMLRGAVPGAKGAVVLVREAVKSNG; encoded by the coding sequence ATGACCCAGATCTTCGATGAGCAGTCACGGGCCGTTCCGGTGACCGTCATCAAGGCCGGGCCGTGCCGCGTCGTCCAGGTGAAGCGTCCGGAGATCGACGGCTACGGCGCCATCCAGATCGCCTATCGCGAGATGGTGCCCGGCCGGGTCACCAAGCCGATGCGAGGGCACTACGAGCGGGCCGGGGTGACGCCGCACCGCCATCTCGTCGAGCTGCGGGTCGACGACCCGGGCTCGTACAGCATTGGCCAGGAGATCTCGGTGGCCGACGTGCTCACCAAGGGGGGCCGCGCCGACGTCGCCGGCGTCAGCCGGGGCAAGGGATTCCAAGGCGTCATGAAGCGCCACAACTTCAGCGGGCAGGGTGCCAGCCACGGAGCGCACCGCGTCCACCGCGCTCCAGGTTCGATCGGGGCCTGCGCCACTCCGTCGCGGGTCTTCAAGGGGATGCGGTTGCCGGGTCGAATGGGTGGGGAGAAGGTCACGGTCCTCAATCTCGAGATCGTCGAGGTCGACTCGGCGCGCGGCCTTCTCATGCTGCGAGGTGCCGTTCCCGGCGCCAAAGGCGCCGTCGTACTGGTTCGTGAGGCGGTGAAGTCGAATGGCTGA
- the rplD gene encoding 50S ribosomal protein L4 — protein sequence MAEAPKAPLFDSAGSLTGEVTLDAAVFGIEPNTAVMHQVITAQLAAARAGTSSTKTRGEVRGGGKKPWRQKGLGRARQGSTRSPQWKGGGVVFGPKPRDYAQRTPRKMRRLALYSALSDRAASGEVKVVSAFDWETPKTKAAVALLEGMGVAGKALFVIGRADRTAEKSVRNLPHVRVLPSDQLNAYDVLWADTLVFSSATVQGIGERRFRVAEDDFVIEDDGSET from the coding sequence ATGGCTGAAGCGCCCAAGGCACCCCTGTTCGATTCGGCCGGCAGTCTCACCGGAGAGGTGACGCTCGACGCCGCCGTGTTCGGGATCGAGCCGAACACCGCGGTGATGCATCAGGTGATCACCGCTCAACTGGCTGCCGCTCGCGCCGGCACTTCGTCCACCAAGACCAGGGGCGAGGTTCGGGGCGGGGGCAAGAAGCCGTGGCGGCAGAAGGGCCTGGGCCGTGCCCGGCAAGGCTCTACCCGTTCGCCGCAGTGGAAGGGCGGTGGGGTGGTGTTCGGACCCAAGCCGCGGGACTACGCGCAGCGCACACCGCGCAAGATGCGCCGCCTGGCCCTCTACAGCGCACTCTCCGATCGTGCCGCTTCGGGCGAGGTGAAGGTGGTGTCGGCATTCGACTGGGAGACCCCGAAGACCAAGGCGGCGGTCGCCCTGCTCGAGGGCATGGGAGTCGCCGGCAAGGCCCTGTTCGTGATCGGCCGGGCGGATCGCACCGCCGAGAAGTCGGTCCGCAATCTTCCGCACGTGCGGGTGCTGCCTTCGGACCAGCTCAACGCCTACGACGTCCTGTGGGCTGACACGCTCGTGTTCAGTTCGGCGACGGTCCAGGGCATCGGTGAGCGCAGGTTCCGGGTGGCCGAGGACGACTTCGTGATCGAGGACGACGGGAGCGAGACATGA
- the rplW gene encoding 50S ribosomal protein L23, which translates to MKNPRDIIIAPVVSEKSYDLMEQAGTYTFRVDPRASKTEIKQAVEVIFKVKVTRVNTINRKGKRKRTGYVFGRRPDSKRALVTLAPGAEIDIFGVK; encoded by the coding sequence ATGAAGAACCCGCGCGACATCATCATCGCCCCGGTCGTCTCGGAGAAGTCGTACGACCTGATGGAACAGGCCGGGACCTACACCTTCCGCGTGGACCCTCGCGCCAGCAAGACAGAGATCAAGCAGGCGGTCGAGGTGATCTTCAAGGTGAAGGTCACTCGGGTGAACACGATCAACCGCAAGGGGAAGCGCAAGCGCACCGGCTACGTCTTCGGACGCCGGCCGGACTCAAAGCGCGCCCTGGTGACCTTGGCCCCCGGAGCCGAGATCGACATCTTCGGAGTGAAGTAG
- the rplB gene encoding 50S ribosomal protein L2 translates to MAVKKYKPTSPGRRFRTVSDFAEITKDSPEKSLIAKHGSTGGRNSYGRMTSRHRGGGHKRRYRIIDFRRTKDGVPAKVAAIEYDPNRNSRIALLHYLDGEKAYILAPQKVGVGDMLESGAGSEIRPGNALPLRNIPAGTVVHAVELRPGGGAKMGRSAGVGIQLVAKEGSVALLRLPSGEMRNVPLDCRATIGEVGNPEAELVKSGKAGRSRWRGVRPQSRGVAMNPVDHPLGGGEGKSSGGRHPVSPWGKPEGRTRKKKKASDSMIVRRRTKKGRR, encoded by the coding sequence ATGGCAGTGAAGAAGTACAAGCCGACCTCTCCAGGGCGGCGTTTTCGCACCGTCTCCGACTTCGCCGAGATCACCAAGGACTCGCCGGAGAAGAGCCTGATCGCCAAGCACGGCTCCACCGGCGGCCGCAACTCGTACGGCCGCATGACGTCGCGCCACCGCGGCGGCGGTCACAAGCGCCGCTATCGGATCATCGACTTCCGCCGCACCAAGGACGGCGTTCCCGCCAAGGTCGCCGCCATCGAGTACGACCCGAATCGGAACTCCCGCATCGCCCTACTCCACTACCTGGACGGGGAGAAGGCGTACATCCTCGCTCCCCAGAAGGTGGGCGTGGGTGACATGCTCGAGTCGGGTGCCGGGTCCGAGATCCGTCCCGGCAATGCATTGCCCCTGCGCAACATCCCGGCGGGCACCGTCGTGCACGCCGTCGAACTGCGACCCGGAGGCGGAGCCAAGATGGGTCGGTCGGCCGGTGTCGGTATCCAGCTCGTCGCCAAGGAGGGCTCCGTGGCGCTGCTGCGGCTGCCTTCGGGTGAGATGCGCAACGTGCCGCTCGACTGCCGCGCCACGATCGGTGAGGTCGGCAATCCGGAGGCCGAACTGGTCAAGTCAGGCAAGGCGGGTCGCAGCCGCTGGCGCGGAGTGAGGCCCCAGTCACGCGGCGTCGCCATGAACCCGGTCGACCATCCGCTCGGCGGCGGCGAAGGGAAGTCCAGTGGTGGGCGCCATCCGGTGAGTCCATGGGGCAAGCCCGAGGGCCGCACCCGCAAGAAGAAGAAGGCGAGCGACTCGATGATCGTACGTCGACGCACCAAGAAAGGGCGGAGGTAG
- the rpsS gene encoding 30S ribosomal protein S19 → MSRSLKKGPFVDEHLLKKVERAVKSGDKRVIRTWSRRSTVIPEMVGQTIAVHDGRKHVPVYVTESMVGHKLGEFAPTRTFRGHGGDKAARKR, encoded by the coding sequence ATGAGCCGATCCCTCAAGAAGGGGCCGTTCGTCGACGAACACCTTCTCAAGAAGGTGGAGCGGGCTGTCAAGAGCGGCGACAAGCGGGTCATTCGCACCTGGAGTCGCCGGTCCACGGTCATTCCGGAGATGGTCGGTCAGACCATTGCGGTTCACGATGGCCGCAAGCACGTGCCGGTTTACGTCACCGAGTCGATGGTCGGCCACAAGCTGGGCGAGTTCGCCCCCACCCGCACCTTCCGTGGCCACGGTGGCGACAAGGCGGCGAGGAAGCGATGA
- the rplV gene encoding 50S ribosomal protein L22, whose protein sequence is MKVRARASYIRQSPFKIRQVLDLVRGLPVPRAREVLTLTNHRGTEPVLKVLDSAVANASHNHALDAGELRVVEAFADEGPMLKRFRPRARGRATKILKRTSHITIVVGDGHDEENA, encoded by the coding sequence ATGAAGGTCCGCGCCCGCGCCTCGTACATCCGGCAGTCGCCGTTCAAGATTCGCCAGGTGCTCGACCTGGTGAGGGGCCTGCCGGTGCCACGCGCCCGGGAGGTCCTGACACTCACCAACCACCGTGGCACCGAGCCGGTCCTGAAGGTCCTCGATTCGGCCGTGGCCAACGCCTCGCACAACCACGCTCTGGACGCCGGCGAGCTGCGGGTGGTCGAGGCCTTCGCCGACGAGGGGCCGATGCTCAAGAGGTTCCGCCCGCGGGCACGGGGCCGCGCCACCAAGATCCTGAAGCGAACCAGCCACATCACGATCGTGGTCGGTGACGGACACGACGAGGAGAACGCCTGA
- the rpsC gene encoding 30S ribosomal protein S3: MGQKIHPYGLRLGIVTDWKSRWYSEKDYARQVVEDSKVRDLLDAELVRGAVSRVEIERIGDKKVQVDIHTARPGVVIGRSGTEVDRLRSLLEQLTGREIKINVIEVQDPETDAQLLARSIADQLQGRVSFRRALKRAVQTAMKAGAQGVRVEASGRLGGSDMGRREWYREGRVPLHTLRADIDFGQATARTTVGAIGVKVHVYKGDVVASLSATREKIAAEAALAAGGPASRRAPAKARAEQAAGERPRTLIEAGGGKRLVEAGGGKRLVEAGGGRRVDADSAEAEFEEERATADETIDVKSADETPATEPAEATEAAEAAEAPTSPPAEEASPKKKPVRRRKAAGEDAAADAPAADEEEGKS; the protein is encoded by the coding sequence ATGGGACAGAAGATCCACCCGTACGGGCTGAGGCTCGGCATCGTCACCGACTGGAAGTCGCGCTGGTACAGCGAGAAGGACTACGCCCGCCAGGTGGTCGAGGACTCGAAGGTTCGAGACCTCCTCGATGCGGAACTCGTGCGCGGCGCCGTGTCGCGTGTCGAGATCGAGCGGATCGGGGACAAGAAGGTGCAGGTGGACATCCACACCGCCCGTCCCGGGGTGGTGATCGGGCGCAGCGGCACCGAAGTCGATCGGCTCCGCAGCCTCCTGGAGCAGCTGACCGGGCGCGAGATCAAGATCAACGTCATCGAGGTGCAGGACCCGGAGACCGATGCCCAACTGCTGGCACGCAGCATCGCCGATCAGCTCCAGGGCCGGGTCTCGTTCCGGCGGGCGCTGAAGCGAGCCGTTCAGACGGCGATGAAGGCCGGTGCCCAGGGTGTGCGCGTCGAGGCATCTGGTCGCCTCGGTGGCTCCGACATGGGCCGGCGCGAGTGGTACCGCGAGGGTCGAGTTCCGCTGCACACCCTGCGAGCCGACATCGACTTCGGACAGGCGACGGCACGAACCACGGTCGGCGCCATCGGGGTGAAGGTTCACGTCTACAAGGGCGACGTCGTCGCCTCGTTGTCGGCCACCCGGGAGAAGATCGCCGCCGAGGCGGCGCTCGCCGCCGGTGGTCCGGCTTCGCGTCGCGCACCCGCCAAGGCGCGCGCCGAGCAGGCCGCCGGTGAGAGGCCGCGCACCCTGATCGAGGCAGGCGGCGGCAAGCGCCTGGTCGAGGCAGGGGGCGGCAAGCGCCTGGTCGAGGCAGGGGGCGGCCGTCGCGTCGACGCCGATTCGGCCGAGGCAGAGTTCGAGGAAGAGAGGGCGACCGCCGACGAGACGATCGACGTCAAGTCGGCGGACGAGACGCCGGCCACCGAGCCTGCAGAGGCCACCGAGGCCGCAGAGGCCGCCGAGGCTCCGACGAGCCCTCCGGCGGAGGAGGCGTCGCCCAAGAAGAAGCCCGTTCGGCGCCGCAAGGCCGCCGGCGAGGATGCTGCGGCGGATGCCCCGGCAGCCGACGAGGAAGAAGGGAAGAGCTGA
- the rplP gene encoding 50S ribosomal protein L16: MLMPKRTKWRKQQRGSMTGSAKGGTRVSFGDFGLQALEPAWITARQIEAARVAMTRHIKRGGKVWITIFPDKPVTQKPAETRMGSGKGNPEFWVAVVKPGRIMFELSGVDEPLAREALRLAGHKLPVRTKFVTREEA; this comes from the coding sequence ATGCTGATGCCCAAGCGCACCAAATGGCGCAAGCAGCAGCGAGGGAGCATGACCGGCTCCGCCAAGGGCGGTACCAGGGTCTCCTTCGGCGACTTCGGCCTTCAGGCCCTCGAACCGGCCTGGATCACCGCCCGCCAGATCGAGGCCGCTCGTGTCGCCATGACCCGTCACATCAAGCGCGGCGGGAAGGTCTGGATCACGATCTTCCCGGACAAGCCGGTCACTCAGAAGCCGGCCGAGACCCGGATGGGGTCGGGCAAGGGCAACCCCGAGTTCTGGGTCGCCGTGGTCAAGCCCGGGCGGATCATGTTCGAGCTCTCCGGGGTGGATGAGCCGCTCGCCAGAGAGGCGCTTCGACTCGCCGGCCACAAGCTGCCGGTGCGGACCAAGTTCGTGACACGGGAGGAAGCATGA
- the rpmC gene encoding 50S ribosomal protein L29 gives MKATDLRDLSYEELTAKLDEAKTELFNLRFQLATNQLDNIARIRTVRREAARIATVMREQEIEAYTRMEEEQR, from the coding sequence ATGAAGGCCACCGACCTGCGCGACCTCTCCTATGAGGAGTTGACTGCGAAGCTGGACGAGGCGAAGACCGAGCTCTTCAACCTCCGGTTTCAGCTCGCCACCAACCAGTTGGACAACATTGCCCGGATCAGGACCGTGCGCCGCGAGGCCGCCCGTATCGCCACCGTGATGCGGGAGCAGGAGATCGAGGCCTACACGCGGATGGAGGAAGAACAGCGATGA
- the rpsQ gene encoding 30S ribosomal protein S17 yields MNERARRKVLTGVVVSDGAEKTAIVEIVELSRHPIYHKTVRSTKRLHVHDEANDAHIGDTVKVMETRPLSKTKRWRLVEIVERAR; encoded by the coding sequence ATGAACGAGCGCGCACGCCGCAAGGTGCTCACCGGTGTCGTGGTCTCTGATGGAGCCGAGAAGACCGCCATCGTCGAGATCGTGGAACTGAGCCGCCATCCGATCTATCACAAGACGGTTCGCTCGACCAAGCGGCTGCACGTGCACGATGAGGCCAACGACGCCCACATCGGTGACACGGTCAAGGTGATGGAGACCCGTCCGCTGTCCAAGACCAAGCGCTGGCGTCTGGTCGAGATCGTGGAGCGTGCCCGATGA
- the rplN gene encoding 50S ribosomal protein L14, with protein sequence MIGQESRLKVADNTGAREVLCIRVLGGSGRRYAGIGDVIVATVKDAVPGGTVKRGEVVKAVVVRTHKERRRPDGTYIRFDDNACVIINDQQQPRGTRIFGPVGRELRDKKFMRIVSLAPEVL encoded by the coding sequence ATGATCGGCCAGGAGAGCAGGCTGAAGGTGGCCGACAACACCGGTGCCCGTGAGGTGCTTTGCATCCGGGTGCTGGGCGGCTCCGGTCGCAGGTACGCCGGGATCGGTGACGTCATCGTCGCCACCGTGAAGGACGCCGTCCCCGGCGGCACGGTGAAGCGCGGCGAGGTCGTGAAGGCGGTCGTGGTTCGCACCCACAAGGAGCGTCGCCGGCCGGACGGAACCTACATCCGGTTCGACGACAATGCCTGTGTGATCATCAACGATCAGCAGCAGCCGCGCGGCACCCGCATCTTCGGGCCGGTTGGCCGCGAGCTGCGCGACAAGAAGTTCATGAGAATCGTTTCGCTCGCCCCGGAGGTGCTGTGA
- the rplX gene encoding 50S ribosomal protein L24 — protein MRLRKGDTVKVVSGKDKGKESRIARVMPKEGKLIVEGVATAKRHTKPRGQTMQGGIVDKDMPIDASNVMIVCPTCGPTRIGQRFDGDGHKRRVCVKCGGDL, from the coding sequence ATGCGATTGCGAAAGGGCGACACCGTGAAGGTGGTCTCGGGCAAGGACAAGGGCAAGGAGTCCCGCATCGCCCGGGTGATGCCCAAGGAGGGCAAGCTGATCGTGGAGGGTGTCGCCACCGCCAAGCGTCACACCAAGCCCCGCGGGCAGACCATGCAGGGCGGCATCGTGGACAAGGACATGCCCATCGACGCTTCCAATGTGATGATCGTCTGTCCCACCTGCGGTCCGACGCGCATCGGGCAGCGGTTCGATGGCGACGGCCACAAGCGTCGCGTCTGCGTCAAGTGTGGAGGTGACCTGTGA
- the rplE gene encoding 50S ribosomal protein L5, with amino-acid sequence MPRLKQEYADRVASEIKESLGLDNPMLVPRLSKIVVNMGLGDAVNDKNVVESALTDLATITGQKPRVNRARRSVANFKLREGMPIGVSVTMRGDRMWEFFDRLISVAIPRIRDFRGLNPKSFDGRGNYTFGVTEQLIFPEIDYDKVAKVRGMDITICTTAGDDEGGKALLDAFGFPFRRPQTQQAGV; translated from the coding sequence ATTCCGCGGCTCAAGCAGGAGTACGCCGATCGAGTGGCGAGCGAGATCAAGGAGTCGCTGGGTCTCGACAACCCGATGCTGGTGCCCCGCCTCTCCAAGATCGTGGTCAACATGGGCCTTGGGGATGCCGTCAATGACAAGAACGTCGTCGAGTCGGCACTCACCGACCTCGCCACCATCACCGGGCAGAAGCCGCGTGTCAACCGGGCTCGGCGTTCGGTGGCCAACTTCAAGCTGCGTGAGGGCATGCCGATCGGCGTCTCGGTGACCATGCGTGGTGACCGCATGTGGGAGTTCTTCGATCGACTCATCTCGGTGGCGATCCCACGGATTCGCGACTTTCGCGGGCTCAACCCGAAGTCGTTCGACGGGCGCGGAAACTACACGTTCGGCGTGACCGAGCAACTGATCTTTCCCGAGATCGACTACGACAAGGTGGCGAAGGTGAGAGGGATGGACATCACCATCTGCACGACGGCGGGCGACGACGAGGGCGGCAAGGCCCTCCTCGACGCCTTCGGTTTCCCCTTCCGCCGCCCCCAGACCCAGCAGGCAGGTGTTTGA
- a CDS encoding type Z 30S ribosomal protein S14 gives MAKKSLIAKASREPKFKVRGYSRCGRCGRSRAFLRRFGMCRICVRQLAHRGELPGVRKASW, from the coding sequence ATGGCAAAGAAGTCCCTTATCGCCAAGGCGAGTCGCGAGCCCAAGTTCAAGGTGCGCGGGTACAGCCGTTGCGGGCGGTGCGGAAGGTCGCGAGCCTTCCTCCGTCGTTTCGGCATGTGCCGGATCTGTGTGAGGCAGCTGGCCCATCGCGGCGAGCTTCCCGGCGTGAGAAAGGCGTCCTGGTGA
- the rpsH gene encoding 30S ribosomal protein S8 — MMMTDPVADMLTRIRNASQALHATVAMPASKLKEEIARILVAEGYVASYEVKGSGVRRTLELTLRYGADRKRVIEGLRRVSSPGSRIYVGADEIPRVNGGLGVAVVSTSQGLLPDREARRRRLGGEVLCEVW, encoded by the coding sequence GTGATGATGACCGACCCGGTTGCCGACATGCTCACACGGATCCGCAACGCCTCCCAGGCGCTCCACGCCACGGTTGCGATGCCCGCATCCAAACTCAAGGAGGAGATCGCCCGCATCCTCGTGGCCGAGGGCTACGTGGCCTCGTACGAAGTGAAGGGTTCCGGGGTGCGACGCACTCTCGAGCTGACCCTGCGCTACGGCGCAGACCGCAAGCGGGTCATCGAGGGCCTGCGGCGGGTGTCGAGCCCGGGAAGCCGCATCTACGTGGGGGCCGACGAGATTCCCAGGGTCAACGGCGGCCTCGGCGTCGCCGTCGTCTCCACTTCCCAGGGCCTGCTCCCGGACCGCGAGGCGCGTCGGCGCCGTCTCGGCGGCGAAGTCCTCTGCGAGGTGTGGTGA
- the rplF gene encoding 50S ribosomal protein L6 has translation MSRIGNAPVAVPSGVEVAVDGVRVTVKGPRGSLTRSFPDLVSFTVDEGVVTVSRADDERRSKAMHGLSRALLANMVTGVSSGFRRELSLVGVGYRAAQQGNGVELQVGFSHPVKIDAVDGVELEVPEPTKIVVSGIDKELVGQVAADIRSVRPPEPYKGKGIRYSDETIRRKAGKSGVSR, from the coding sequence ATGAGCCGGATCGGCAACGCCCCCGTCGCCGTGCCCTCCGGGGTGGAGGTTGCCGTCGACGGCGTACGCGTGACGGTCAAGGGCCCGCGCGGGTCGCTGACGCGTTCCTTCCCCGACCTGGTGTCGTTCACCGTCGACGAGGGCGTGGTCACCGTGTCGCGCGCCGATGACGAGCGCCGGTCGAAGGCGATGCACGGGCTCAGCCGCGCCCTGCTGGCCAACATGGTCACCGGTGTCTCCAGCGGCTTTCGCCGCGAGCTGTCGCTGGTCGGTGTCGGATATCGCGCCGCCCAGCAGGGGAATGGAGTCGAACTACAGGTCGGATTCTCCCACCCGGTGAAGATCGATGCCGTCGACGGGGTGGAACTCGAGGTTCCCGAGCCGACGAAGATCGTCGTCTCCGGGATCGACAAGGAGTTGGTGGGGCAGGTGGCCGCCGACATCCGGTCGGTTCGTCCCCCGGAGCCATACAAGGGCAAGGGGATTCGGTACTCGGACGAGACCATTCGCCGCAAGGCCGGCAAGTCGGGAGTTTCACGATGA
- the rplR gene encoding 50S ribosomal protein L18, with translation MKTRDKARTRRHLRVRRKLSGSTARPRLAVFRSNRYIYAQVIDDESGRTVAAASSQEPALRERTLSVGTAAEVGRLLAERCKAAKVTTVVFDRGGFAYHGRIKALADAAREGGLEF, from the coding sequence ATGAAGACCAGGGACAAGGCGCGCACCCGCCGCCACCTTCGGGTACGGCGCAAGCTGAGCGGTTCCACGGCACGGCCGCGATTGGCGGTGTTTCGCAGCAACCGTTACATATATGCCCAGGTGATCGACGACGAGTCGGGTCGCACCGTGGCGGCGGCTTCCTCCCAGGAGCCGGCGCTGAGGGAGCGGACGCTCTCCGTGGGCACCGCCGCCGAGGTCGGCCGTCTGCTGGCAGAGCGCTGCAAGGCGGCGAAGGTGACCACGGTGGTCTTCGACCGTGGCGGATTCGCCTACCACGGACGGATCAAAGCGCTGGCCGATGCGGCTCGCGAGGGAGGTCTTGAGTTTTGA
- the rpsE gene encoding 30S ribosomal protein S5, with translation MTSRDSRDRRRGDGYAADGPQFEERVIHINRVSKVVKGGRRFSFTALVAVGDGAGKVGVGYGKAKEVPTAIQKGIESARKTMKPVPMAGTSIIHEVIGVHGASRVLVKPAAPGTGVIAGGAVRQILEAAGIRDVLAKSLGSATHINVARATLDALRSQRRPDQVAKRRGKTAEEVTPPALLAAYRAAELGRAARSDT, from the coding sequence TTGACGTCGAGAGATTCGCGTGACAGACGCAGGGGTGACGGCTACGCCGCCGATGGTCCCCAGTTCGAGGAACGCGTCATCCACATCAATCGTGTGTCCAAGGTGGTGAAGGGCGGTCGTCGCTTCTCCTTCACGGCACTGGTCGCCGTGGGCGACGGTGCCGGAAAGGTGGGTGTCGGTTACGGCAAGGCCAAGGAGGTCCCCACCGCCATCCAGAAGGGGATCGAGAGCGCCCGCAAGACGATGAAGCCGGTGCCGATGGCGGGGACCTCGATCATCCACGAGGTGATCGGCGTCCACGGGGCTTCGCGCGTCCTGGTGAAGCCTGCCGCCCCCGGGACCGGTGTGATCGCCGGCGGGGCGGTACGTCAGATCCTCGAGGCTGCAGGCATTCGCGACGTGCTGGCCAAGTCGCTTGGATCGGCAACCCACATCAACGTGGCGCGAGCCACGCTCGATGCGCTTCGTTCGCAGCGGCGACCGGACCAGGTTGCCAAGCGACGTGGCAAGACCGCCGAGGAGGTCACCCCTCCTGCACTTCTCGCCGCCTACCGGGCCGCCGAGCTGGGCCGCGCCGCCCGGTCGGATACCTGA